The following is a genomic window from Aquificota bacterium.
TTCCATTTATGCCAAGTTTGTTCAAAAACTCAAGGTTGGCTTGAATGGCCTTTTTGCCTTCTTCACACTGGTTTTGAGAGTTATACCCTTCTGTGTATTCTTTAAAACCCTTTTTATCGCATACTAAGGCTACAGATTTGCCAAAGGCTTCTGGGTGAATGGGCAGTGGGAAAAGTATAACTTTTACTTGCACTTTGTTCTTTTTTGCCCACTCTTCTATAATAGGGTTGCTTCTTTTACAGAAGGGACAGTCTGGGTCTGTTATAAAGTATATGTATTTGTCTCCTTCTCCAAACTTTATATTTACATACTTTTCAAGCTCCTTTAGTTGATCTTTTGAGACTTTCATAAACTCTTGCTGTCTTTCTCTGGTAATGTTCTTTTTGTCTTTTAGGCTTATGAGGTTGCCTGCCAAAATGTACTTGCTTTGCCCGTCCATATAGAAAACAAGGGGCTGGGCGCCCACCTTTATCACCACTTCACAAAGGCCCTTTATATCCTGAAGCTGAGTTATGGATTCTACGGTAAAGTCCTGAGGTATAAGCTCTTTCACCTGCGCCTTCACTTGGTCCTTTGTGGGGCATTTGGCAGAACCTTGCCCGCAGGCGCTTAGGGTAAGCAAAGCTACCGATAAAACAGATATAAAGCTAAATCTTTTTAGCATAACATCCTCCTTTTTGAAAGCAATTATAAGACAAGTTATCCTTTTTTGCAAACCTTTAGTATTTCCTCCACAATCTCTTCAGGTTTAAGGCTTGCATCAAGGGTTAGGTGAGCCTGTGCGTACCTTTGGGACCTTTCTTCAAAAAGCTTCAACAATTCTTCTCTACTCCTTTTTAAAAGGGGCCTTGAGGGGTCCTTGCCACACCTTTCTATGAAGGTATCAAACTCCACCTTTAACCAAACTACCAGGCCTTTTGACTTCATGAGTTCCATGGCATAAGGATTGGCTCCAAGGCCCCCACCTGTGCTAATTACTATGTTTTCTTTCTGACTAAGGGCTTCAAGCACACTAACTTCAAGCCTTCTAAAGTAGTCTTCGCCCTTTTTCTCAAATATCTCTGGTATTGTCATAGCCTCAAGCCTTTGCACCTCTTCATCTACATCCACAAAGGACCAACCAAGCCTCAAGGAAAGCAACTTCCCAACAGTACTTTTACCACTACACATAAAACCTACAAGGAATATCCTTTTATAATTCATGTCTTATAAACAAAAGACTTAATATGACAAGAAGGGCACCTATTATAATCCCGTAGGAAAGGGTTTTAGGTTTTATCCTTTGGAGCAGGTTAAGATGCACGAGGATGGCATAGTATAGCCAAAGGAATAGCACATATACAAGCTTTGGGTCATTTATCCAGTGTTGTCCAAAAAAGCTTCTGCTCCAAAGGCTTCCAAAGATCAAAGTAAATGTGAAAAATATAAAGCTTAGGTTAATAAAAAGCCTTTCACCCCTTCTTAAAAGGTTAAGGGGCATGAAAAAACCGCTCAAACTTTTCTGTTTTAGCTTAGCCTCCACCATAAACTTTATTAAGGAAAAGAGTCCTCCCAAAAGGGCAAAGGCATAAGAGAAAAGGGCTGAGGTTATGTGCAAAGAATAGAGTGGGCTTTTGTATGGAGAAGGTTCTGCAGGGAGAGCCAAAAGGGTGGACAAAATACCCATCAAAGAAAAAAAGGCTAAAAACTTCTGAAGCTGTTCTTGCTTAAAGGATATAAGCAAGAGAAAAAAGAGCATACCATTTCCCAGCAAAGAATAAAAACCATAAGTGTCTGCAAAGGGGAAACTTCCAATATCCAATGCCATCTTTATAACGTAGGCCATGTAAAAAAACCAACCAAGGAAAAGGCTAAAAAGGGTGGGCCTTTTGAAGACAGAAAGGAAGTGATAAACTAAGGAGAATATGAAGGCTAAAAAGTAGAAAACTATACCAAGCCAAAGCAGGTACATGTAAGATAGTTTATCATGGTGGGCATTGATATAGTCAAAAACCAAAGGATAAAGGAAGCAGTAGAAAGGTTTGGTGAGAGGTTTTTGAAGAGAATCTATACAGAAGAGGAACTACGCTACTGTCAAAGCCAAAAGTCCTTTTATGAATGCCTTTCTGCTCGGTGGGCTTGCAAAGAAGCAGTGTTAAAGGCCTTTTATCAAGCCTATGGTGTGGTGTTAAAATTCTCTGAGATTGAGGTTTTGGGCGATAGGGGGAAGCCTGCAAGAGTGAGAATATTACGAAAGGGCTTTGAAAAGGTTAAGGTGTTGGTTTCCCTTTCTCATGAACGGGAATTCTCTGTGGCTGTGGCCTACCTTTTAAAGGAATAAAAGGGCCAAAAGTGGTTTAGTGGTCCATGTCCCTTGCCCAAGGGTAGTGAGTTTTCTATGGCGCCTTGTATGTACTCTTTTGCTTTTTTAACCGAATCAAGTAGGCTATAGCCCTTTGCCAGGTATGAGGTTATGGCAGAAGAAAAGGTGCAACCGGTACCGTGTGTATTCTTGGTATTGACCCACTTTCCTTTAAGGTATTCAAAACCCCTTCCATCGTAAAAAACATCTATTACCTCTTCATGCCTTAGATGTCCGCCCTTTAAAACCACCGCAGAACATCCAAGGGAGTATATCTTTTTACAAGCCCTTTCCATATCCTCAAGGCCTTTTATCTCAAAACCGCATAACTCTTCTGCTTCTGGTATGTTGGGTGTAATAACAAGGGCAAGAGGGATAAGTTCTTTTATAAGGGCCTCCTTTGAAGATTCTTTTAATAGTGTGTCTCCCGATTTTGCCCTCATCACTGGGTCAAGCACAAACTTTTCCAGCTTGAATTCCCTTATGGCTTTGGCCACCACCCTTATTATCTCCTCGTTGGAGAGCATACCGGTTTTACAAGCATCCACACCAATATCCTCTGCCACAACCCTTATCTGGTCATAGACAATCTGAGGAGGCAAGTCCAACACCTCATAAACACCTACCGTATTTTGCACCGTTATGGAGGTTATGGCGCTCATGCCATAAACGCCAAGGGCTGTAAAGGTTTTTAGGTCCGCTTGGATGCCAGCACCCCCACCGCTATCCGACCCAGCTATGGTTAAAGCCCTTGGTGTCATCAGAAGAACACACCCAATACAAAGTGTAGCTTGCTCCTTGATGTATCTCCTGGCACTTTTTTGGTCTTAAAGGCCCAGTCCAGCTTTATGGGTGCAAAGGGTGTTATAAACCTTATGCCCACACCAAAGCCCCCTCTTAAGTTCTGCGTTTTTAGCTCATTCCAGTTGTCAAATCCAAGACCAGTATCGTAGAACACGGCTCCATAGAGTATGTTTTTGTAAAGTGGATAGTTTGCTTCTATGGAGAATATGGCTTCTCTTTTTGCTCCAACAGGGTCGTTGGTGTTGGGATCAAGGGGTCCTGCATAGCCATACTTGTATCCTCTTACAGTGAAGTCTCCACCCACAAAAAACCTCTCATCAAGAGGCACCCTTTTACCACCATAAGGCTCAACCATTCCAAACACACCTTTTACCGAAAGTATCAAACCAGTATCAAGCCATCTATCTTTAAAGAAGTGCTGGTGAGAAAGGATTATTTTGTTAAACTTTTCGTTGCCACCCAGCACGGGCACAGCCACCGAGTAGTTTATCTCTGTAAGGGACCCTTGAGAGGGGAAGAGGTAGTTATCCCTTGTATCCCTTGTTATGCTAAATAGGAACTTCCTTGACTGCCTTGTGCCTGCCTCTTGCTGGATTAATGGTGAAGCATTGGAGGAAATATCCTTGTATCTAACCCTTTGAAGGCTTACACCTGTGCCTACTCTCCAAAACTCTGCAAACTCTCTTGAAAGTATAAGGTCAAGTCCTGTCCTTTCTACCGTATATGTGGTGTATTCTATCCTCCTATCGTAAATGGAGCCTGTAAGGTCAATTGGCTTGTTAAGGAACCATTTCCTAGTATAAGAAAGAGAGTTATCCTTGTATTTGCTTCCGTAAGAAACGGAAATACCTGCTATATCTCCAGTGCCAAGGAAATTACCCTTACGCAAAGACACAAAACCCGAAATGCCAGTGACCTGGTTGTATCCTAGGCCTACAGAGAACTGTCCAGTGAACCTTTCCCTTACCTTTGCCACAAAGTCCCAGTTTTTGCCTTCGGAAGGGAAGGGGTCTATGGATACATCTTCATAATAGCCAAGGTTAAAGATCCTTGTCTTTGACCTTTCTATCTCCTTTAAGTTTGCCAGCTCACCCTCTTGGAACCTCAGCTCCCTTCTTATCACATAGTCCCTTGATTCATAGTTGCCCTGCACTTCAATCCTGCTTACATAAACTGGCTCACCCTCTTGAATCCTTAAGCTAAGGCTTACGCTTTTCTTTTCTGGGTTCACATCCTCCCTTTCTTCCACGGAAACACCCAAAAAGCCCATCTCCGAATACCTTTTCCTTATGTTATCTTTAAGCCTATCAATGACTTCTCTTCTGTAATAGCCTCCTCTGTTCTTTTTGAGAATATCACCCACCAGCTCTTTGTAAGCAAAGAGAGTGTTGCCCTCTATGTTTAGGTCTTTTAGCTTATACCTTGGTCCTTCTTCTATCTTTATGCTTATCTCATACCTGTTTCCTTCTCTTTTGACAGAGTAGTCTACCTTGGCTTCAAAAAAGCCCTCAGAACGGTAAAAGTCCCTTATCTTCTTTACGTCTTCCTTTAAAACCTCTTCGCTAAAAGGTGGTTTTAGCCTAAAGGCAAGAAGGCTTACTGGCTTTGTTTCCATAAGCCCAAGCAGTTTGCCCCTGCTAAAACTTTTATTCCCCTCAAACCTTATGCTTTTTACATACTCGGGTTCACCCTCCCTTATGGTATAAACTATCTTGGAAGCCCCCTTCTTTGGCACAAGACTATACTCTACTTCCACATTCGGATACCCCTCTTTGGCATAGGCTTCTATTATCTTTCTCTTTATATACTCCATTTCCTCACGGGTAAGCACCCTACCCAGCTTAAGCCTCCTTTGTATCTCAAGCTTTTCTTCTATGGCGGGAGAGGAAGTGTATCCCTTTGTAATCTCCTCTATGTCTATCTTACCAACCTCTGTTTCTATACCTATCTTCTTCTCAAGGTCCTCCGATTTTATCTTTTTGTTGCCTTGAAATTCAATTTTGTATATAACAGGCAGGTCCTTTACCTTGTATATTAGGACTACTTGGTCCCCTTGCCTTTCTTCATAAACTGCCACCTCATCAAAAAAACCACTTCTATACATACGCCTTATACTTTCCCTTACAAGGTCTGGACTGTAAAAGCTTCCGCTTTTTATGTTTATAAGGCCAAGGATAACATCCTCAGGCACGTATTGAGAACCTTCAATCCTTATCTCCTTTATAACCTGCGCCAAAGAAAGGCTAACAAACAATAAAAGAATAGCAAAAGTTCTACACAATAAGCACATCCTTTTTACCCTCCTCTATATTACCGCATACAAAAGAAGAATCTACAGCCTTTAAAACCTTTTCTACATCTTCTTTACTTACCACCACCATAAAACCTACACCCATATTAAAGGTTTTATACATCTCATCCCTTGGCACATTTCCAAGCTCCCTAATCCAGTCAAATATGGGATTTGATGGTATTCGGTTGGCTTCCACTATAGCCTTGCAGTTCTCTGGAAGTATCCTTATTAGATTTCCCGGTATGCCACCACCGGTTATATGTGCCATACCTTTTATCATAACACCGGCTTTTTTAAGATTGTTTATCTCTCTTGAGTATATCTTAGTTGGTTCCAAAAGCACCTCCCATATTCTTTTATCCGTTCCCTCGAACCTATCATGATAGCTTATGCCTTTGCTTTCCAGTATTTTTCTTACTAAGCTGTAGCCATTGCTATGAAAACCGCTTGAAGGAAAGCCTATTATAATATCCCCCGGCTTTATGTCCTTACCCGTTATAAGCTCTTCCCTTTCACACATACCCACACAAAAGCCCGCAAGGTCGTAAGTGCCTTCTGGATAAAAGTCTGGCATCTCCGCCGTTTCTCCACCCACTAAGGCCACATCCGCCATCTTGCAACCTTCCACTATGCCATCCATAACTCTTTTTAAAACCTCAAGGTCTATCTTCCCCACCGCTATGTAATCAAGGAAGGCTATGGGCTTTGCTCCAGTGGTAAGAAGGTCGTTGACGTTCATGGCCACAAGGTCTATACCTACCGTGTGATGCACCTTTACCTCTTGGGCTATTTTGAGCTTTGTCCCAACTCCGTCCGTTGTCATCATAATGACAGGATTTTTATAGCCTTCTAAGCTTATCCCACTGGCAAAGCTTCCAAAAAGAAGGGCTTGCCTTGGCAAAGACTGGACCTTTTCCTTTATATAATCCACAAAGGCCTCAGCCCTTTCTATGCTTACTCCTGCCTTCTCATAAGTCCATTCACCCATTTAAGTAAAACTCCTCTATAACTGTGTATATTGGTCCAACAGAAGTTAAAGAACTTTTTATAAGGGCTATCCTATCCACAAGGTCCTCTCCAAAGCTTGTGTTTTCATATTGGCGTAAAAGGTTTTTCAAGGCCTTTTTATCATACTCTTTTATCCTGCATATGGTTACATGTGGTTGGAAGGGCTTGCCTTCATCCCTTATGCCTATCTGCCTGTTTGCCCTCACTATGGACCTTGCCATATCTATAAGCTGTCTGTAGCCATCCGCCACACCTATCCAAAGCACCCTTGCCCTATCAACGTTTGGAAATACACCAAGCCCCCTATACTTTACCTTTACAGGTTTTAGTCCTTTGGCGGTTTCCTGAAGGCTTTTTAAAAGGTCTATCAACTTTTCTTGCTCCACCTCCCCTATAAACTGGAAGGTCATGTGAAAGTTCTGTGGCTCAACCCACTTACCCCTTATAAAGCCTTCCGACTGGGCCTGTATCTTTTCCACAGCCTCTTGTATTCTCTTTGTTGTAAAAAAGCCCACAAAAACCCTTACCATTACCAGCACCTAAAAGGTCCTGTATCAAGATGCACAAAGCCAGAGCTTGGATAGTAGCCCACTCCTCCAGCCCTAAGGCCAATAGCCAAATCCCTGAGGGCTTGCAGAGGCATACCTTCTATCCTTATATCTATCGCCCTTCCGAGTGTGTGATAGCTATTTTGGGCTACGCCCTTTTTCTTTCTATGTAGATAGGCGTTGGTAGAAGGCGACCTATAACCGGATATGACTATGATCTCCTCTTTGCCCGATAGCTGGGTTATTAGATAAAGAAGGTCAAGGAGCCTTGTGTCTATGGGTGCTATCTGACCGCTCCTGTAGTCTCTCAAAATATAGTTTATCTCCTCAAGGGAGCTGTTTATATAGTTGCCGTCCATCCAGTAGGCTACTTTAAGCCTTTCCCCTGTGTTTAACGAATATAAATTTAGCCACCTTGCCCCCTCTCTTGCATTTATCCTCTCGGGTAGGAAGGCATAAAAAAAGGAGCCAAAGGCCAATCCTCCCAAGTATGCCACAGACCTTATAAAGTCTCTCCTTGTCATCACCTACCTCCAGAAGAGAAAAGAACCTGAGACAAAATTGTATCATATCCGTAGAGGTCTTCTCTAAAATGAAGCTTTCCATCCCTTCCAAAGGCCGTAAAGTAAAGAATGTATATGGGCATAGCTTCTTTTAGCTTAAGGTTTATGGTCTGTCCTTGTTCTATTAAAGCCTTTAACCTTTCCTGCGTCCATCCTTGGCCTAATAGATAAAGGGCAAGGTATTCTGCCTTCTCCACCCTTATACAGCCAGAGCTAAAGGTCCTTTTTGTATGTTTAAAGAGGTGTTTATCGGGTGTATCATGAAGGAACACTTGGAAAGGGTTGGGAAAGTTGAACTTTATGCGCCCAAGGGCGTTTTTTGGCCCTGCCTCTTGCACAAGCCTAAAGGGAAAGTTATTTTCATCGTAAAGCCTCCAATCTATCTGTAGAGGGTCCACCTCTTCTCCCATATAAAAGACCTTAAAGCCCTTTTTAATGAGGTATCTTGGGTCCTTTTTTACCTTTGGAAGTATGTCTTTTACCGATATGCTTGTAGGTACATACCATTTGGGGTTTATGGTTATGCTTTCAATTTTGCTAAAAAGCATGGGAGTTGGCCTAAAATCCTCCCTGTAGTCTCTTCCCACTATAACCTTTGAATAAAAAATGACCCTGTCTTCTTCCATTATGTATAGTTCAAAGGATGGTATGTTTACTATTAGCACTCTTTTAAAGGGCTGGTATATCCATCGGTGTTTTTCAAGGTTTAGGAGAACCTGTTTTAATCTATCTGCTGGGCTTATGTTTAACTCTTGGATAGTTTTTTTTATCAATGATGCCTGTTTCTGGTAGTCCATGCCTTTTTTGAAAGCTTTTTATTGCCTCAATAAGCTCTTGGTCAAAAACATCAGAATTTTTGTATTCTTTAAGGTCTCCCAAAAGGAAAAGCCTAAACCTTATCTCGTCAAGGCATTGGTCCCTATCTCCAAGCTTCAAATTCCTTTTGAGTTTTATAGGCTTCCACTCAAAATGGGACAAGCCTTCTAAGTATTTAGCCTGTTCTACAAGGAACCAATACTCACCACTTTTTGGGGAAAGTTCTATCAATAGGTCCCTTATTCTGCCCTCTTTTAAAAGACTGGCCAATATGTTTATCACTTGGTCTGGCTTTTTGGGAAAGTTCCAGCCCTTATAAAGCTTGGAAGGGTCTGCGCTACCATAATAAAGCTTATAGGCTATGTCTATAAGTTCATCTGTTAAGGCAAGTTCTGGGTCAAGGCTTTTACTTTCTCTGGGCCTTATGCCGTGGTGTATAACCTCTTTGAAGATCTCTTGAAGTGTGTAAAAGTTATCTGTTTTTTCGCTGTTGCAAAGCCACAGGCAT
Proteins encoded in this region:
- a CDS encoding DsbC family protein; the protein is MLKRFSFISVLSVALLTLSACGQGSAKCPTKDQVKAQVKELIPQDFTVESITQLQDIKGLCEVVIKVGAQPLVFYMDGQSKYILAGNLISLKDKKNITRERQQEFMKVSKDQLKELEKYVNIKFGEGDKYIYFITDPDCPFCKRSNPIIEEWAKKNKVQVKVILFPLPIHPEAFGKSVALVCDKKGFKEYTEGYNSQNQCEEGKKAIQANLEFLNKLGINGTPTFIGMNGSMHSGVPTEEDLNRLVK
- a CDS encoding shikimate kinase produces the protein MNYKRIFLVGFMCSGKSTVGKLLSLRLGWSFVDVDEEVQRLEAMTIPEIFEKKGEDYFRRLEVSVLEALSQKENIVISTGGGLGANPYAMELMKSKGLVVWLKVEFDTFIERCGKDPSRPLLKRSREELLKLFEERSQRYAQAHLTLDASLKPEEIVEEILKVCKKG
- a CDS encoding cytochrome c biogenesis protein; protein product: MYLLWLGIVFYFLAFIFSLVYHFLSVFKRPTLFSLFLGWFFYMAYVIKMALDIGSFPFADTYGFYSLLGNGMLFFLLLISFKQEQLQKFLAFFSLMGILSTLLALPAEPSPYKSPLYSLHITSALFSYAFALLGGLFSLIKFMVEAKLKQKSLSGFFMPLNLLRRGERLFINLSFIFFTFTLIFGSLWSRSFFGQHWINDPKLVYVLFLWLYYAILVHLNLLQRIKPKTLSYGIIIGALLVILSLLFIRHEL
- the acpS gene encoding holo-ACP synthase; its protein translation is MVGIDIVKNQRIKEAVERFGERFLKRIYTEEELRYCQSQKSFYECLSARWACKEAVLKAFYQAYGVVLKFSEIEVLGDRGKPARVRILRKGFEKVKVLVSLSHEREFSVAVAYLLKE
- the thiD gene encoding bifunctional hydroxymethylpyrimidine kinase/phosphomethylpyrimidine kinase, encoding MTPRALTIAGSDSGGGAGIQADLKTFTALGVYGMSAITSITVQNTVGVYEVLDLPPQIVYDQIRVVAEDIGVDACKTGMLSNEEIIRVVAKAIREFKLEKFVLDPVMRAKSGDTLLKESSKEALIKELIPLALVITPNIPEAEELCGFEIKGLEDMERACKKIYSLGCSAVVLKGGHLRHEEVIDVFYDGRGFEYLKGKWVNTKNTHGTGCTFSSAITSYLAKGYSLLDSVKKAKEYIQGAIENSLPLGKGHGPLNHFWPFYSFKR
- the bamA gene encoding outer membrane protein assembly factor BamA — its product is MCLLCRTFAILLLFVSLSLAQVIKEIRIEGSQYVPEDVILGLINIKSGSFYSPDLVRESIRRMYRSGFFDEVAVYEERQGDQVVLIYKVKDLPVIYKIEFQGNKKIKSEDLEKKIGIETEVGKIDIEEITKGYTSSPAIEEKLEIQRRLKLGRVLTREEMEYIKRKIIEAYAKEGYPNVEVEYSLVPKKGASKIVYTIREGEPEYVKSIRFEGNKSFSRGKLLGLMETKPVSLLAFRLKPPFSEEVLKEDVKKIRDFYRSEGFFEAKVDYSVKREGNRYEISIKIEEGPRYKLKDLNIEGNTLFAYKELVGDILKKNRGGYYRREVIDRLKDNIRKRYSEMGFLGVSVEEREDVNPEKKSVSLSLRIQEGEPVYVSRIEVQGNYESRDYVIRRELRFQEGELANLKEIERSKTRIFNLGYYEDVSIDPFPSEGKNWDFVAKVRERFTGQFSVGLGYNQVTGISGFVSLRKGNFLGTGDIAGISVSYGSKYKDNSLSYTRKWFLNKPIDLTGSIYDRRIEYTTYTVERTGLDLILSREFAEFWRVGTGVSLQRVRYKDISSNASPLIQQEAGTRQSRKFLFSITRDTRDNYLFPSQGSLTEINYSVAVPVLGGNEKFNKIILSHQHFFKDRWLDTGLILSVKGVFGMVEPYGGKRVPLDERFFVGGDFTVRGYKYGYAGPLDPNTNDPVGAKREAIFSIEANYPLYKNILYGAVFYDTGLGFDNWNELKTQNLRGGFGVGIRFITPFAPIKLDWAFKTKKVPGDTSRSKLHFVLGVFF
- the purM gene encoding phosphoribosylformylglycinamidine cyclo-ligase gives rise to the protein MGEWTYEKAGVSIERAEAFVDYIKEKVQSLPRQALLFGSFASGISLEGYKNPVIMMTTDGVGTKLKIAQEVKVHHTVGIDLVAMNVNDLLTTGAKPIAFLDYIAVGKIDLEVLKRVMDGIVEGCKMADVALVGGETAEMPDFYPEGTYDLAGFCVGMCEREELITGKDIKPGDIIIGFPSSGFHSNGYSLVRKILESKGISYHDRFEGTDKRIWEVLLEPTKIYSREINNLKKAGVMIKGMAHITGGGIPGNLIRILPENCKAIVEANRIPSNPIFDWIRELGNVPRDEMYKTFNMGVGFMVVVSKEDVEKVLKAVDSSFVCGNIEEGKKDVLIV
- the thpR gene encoding RNA 2',3'-cyclic phosphodiesterase yields the protein MVRVFVGFFTTKRIQEAVEKIQAQSEGFIRGKWVEPQNFHMTFQFIGEVEQEKLIDLLKSLQETAKGLKPVKVKYRGLGVFPNVDRARVLWIGVADGYRQLIDMARSIVRANRQIGIRDEGKPFQPHVTICRIKEYDKKALKNLLRQYENTSFGEDLVDRIALIKSSLTSVGPIYTVIEEFYLNG
- a CDS encoding DUF882 domain-containing protein; translation: MTRRDFIRSVAYLGGLAFGSFFYAFLPERINAREGARWLNLYSLNTGERLKVAYWMDGNYINSSLEEINYILRDYRSGQIAPIDTRLLDLLYLITQLSGKEEIIVISGYRSPSTNAYLHRKKKGVAQNSYHTLGRAIDIRIEGMPLQALRDLAIGLRAGGVGYYPSSGFVHLDTGPFRCW
- a CDS encoding L,D-transpeptidase family protein, which codes for MDYQKQASLIKKTIQELNISPADRLKQVLLNLEKHRWIYQPFKRVLIVNIPSFELYIMEEDRVIFYSKVIVGRDYREDFRPTPMLFSKIESITINPKWYVPTSISVKDILPKVKKDPRYLIKKGFKVFYMGEEVDPLQIDWRLYDENNFPFRLVQEAGPKNALGRIKFNFPNPFQVFLHDTPDKHLFKHTKRTFSSGCIRVEKAEYLALYLLGQGWTQERLKALIEQGQTINLKLKEAMPIYILYFTAFGRDGKLHFREDLYGYDTILSQVLFSSGGR
- a CDS encoding peptidoglycan-binding protein, whose product is MAVPFFLYLFVFFSIAYSNSFEKKIKENWNRLSHPQKVYQLYKLINFECLWLCNSEKTDNFYTLQEIFKEVIHHGIRPRESKSLDPELALTDELIDIAYKLYYGSADPSKLYKGWNFPKKPDQVINILASLLKEGRIRDLLIELSPKSGEYWFLVEQAKYLEGLSHFEWKPIKLKRNLKLGDRDQCLDEIRFRLFLLGDLKEYKNSDVFDQELIEAIKSFQKRHGLPETGIIDKKNYPRVKHKPSR